One Neoarius graeffei isolate fNeoGra1 chromosome 19, fNeoGra1.pri, whole genome shotgun sequence genomic region harbors:
- the si:ch211-161h7.8 gene encoding thiosulfate:glutathione sulfurtransferase: MMVYLCLRRVIVPALRSVHCVGLRAGMKISCIHHAREDKPDLDSVVTYKQLKVMLASHNVQLFDVRNPDEFQAGRIPDSVNIPLGQLEDSLKLSPEQFEKLFKVKAPKKEDDNIIFHCQRGRRSLTALKTAWSLGFSRARHYAGGYSEWAEKEKQ, encoded by the exons ATGATGGTGTACCTGTGTCTAAGGCGCGTTATTGTGCCTGCGCTTAGATCTGTTCACTGTGTGGGTCTCAGAGCTGGAATGAAGATATCATGCATTCATCACGCCAGAGAGGACAAACCTGATCTGG ACTCAGTTGTGACATATAAACAGCTTAAGGTGATGCTGGCCAGTCACAATGTCCAGTTATTTGACGTCCGAAATCCAGATGAGTTCCAGGCAGGCCGCATTCCTGATTCTGTCAATATTCCAT TGGGACAGCTTGAGGACTCATTAAAGCTTTCTCCAGAGCAATTTGAAAAGCTTTTCAAGGTGAAGGCCCCCAAAAAGGAGGATGACAATATAATTTTTCATTGCCAAAGAGGTCGTAGGAGTTTAACGGCTCTTAAAACTGCCTGGAGTCTGGGATTCAGCAG AGCACGTCACTACGCAGGAGGATACAGTGAATGGGCTGAGAAAGAGAAACAGTAG